A single Pedobacter sp. PACM 27299 DNA region contains:
- a CDS encoding metallophosphoesterase, with translation MKRRDFVKSTAFTALGASFLAPIQAIAADAETHLESEDVAPSAALKDDYPLHFVAIGDWGRTGYDHQIHVARQMGKWATEHPNDFILSLGDNFYPKGVVSEHDPLWHYSFENIYTDFSLQEDWFPILGNHDYQSDPDAQVRYSKVSRRWNMPARYYSKEVALGNKGDKVLMVFIDTCPLIPEFHNNPKYAPYIDDQQPERQLAWIEETLKNAGPQVKWKMVMGHHPIYTVGPRIKNYDTLAVRKVLKDIFERNKVDVYLSGHDHSLQHLKPEGYTHQFISGAGSEVTPVSAGVAYSKFEAAEPGFMYFSIDNKRLNAQIIHHTGKVMYETTLTK, from the coding sequence ATGAAAAGAAGAGATTTTGTGAAAAGCACGGCTTTTACCGCATTGGGAGCCAGTTTTTTAGCGCCAATACAGGCAATAGCAGCCGATGCAGAAACCCATCTTGAAAGTGAAGATGTTGCACCTAGTGCTGCATTAAAGGATGATTACCCTTTGCATTTTGTGGCTATTGGAGATTGGGGCAGGACTGGTTATGACCATCAGATTCATGTGGCCAGGCAAATGGGAAAATGGGCTACCGAACATCCAAATGATTTTATCCTCTCTTTAGGTGACAATTTCTACCCAAAAGGAGTGGTTAGTGAACATGATCCCTTATGGCATTATTCTTTTGAAAACATCTACACTGATTTCTCGCTTCAGGAGGATTGGTTTCCCATTTTAGGAAATCACGATTACCAGAGTGATCCTGATGCTCAGGTGAGGTACAGTAAAGTGAGCAGAAGATGGAATATGCCTGCACGTTATTATTCGAAAGAAGTAGCACTGGGAAATAAGGGCGACAAAGTGCTGATGGTTTTTATTGACACTTGTCCACTGATACCAGAGTTTCACAACAACCCAAAATACGCACCTTATATAGATGATCAGCAGCCTGAGCGCCAACTGGCCTGGATTGAGGAGACGTTAAAAAATGCCGGACCTCAGGTGAAATGGAAAATGGTAATGGGGCACCATCCCATATATACTGTTGGACCAAGGATAAAAAACTACGATACACTTGCCGTGAGGAAGGTGCTTAAAGACATTTTCGAACGCAATAAAGTAGATGTTTATTTGTCGGGACATGACCATTCTTTACAGCATTTAAAGCCGGAAGGTTATACGCATCAATTCATTTCTGGTGCCGGATCTGAAGTGACACCCGTTAGCGCTGGAGTAGCCTACAGTAAATTTGAGGCTGCCGAGCCTGGTTTTATGTATTTTTCGATCGATAACAAAAGGTTAAATGCACAGATTATCCACCATACCGGAAAAGTAATGTATGAAACGACCTTAACTAAATAA
- a CDS encoding glycoside hydrolase family 95 protein, which yields MNRKLLFITFFIGCSTVAFAQQKLKLWYGEPAKMWEETLPLGNGRLGMTPDGGVLKEKIVLNDITLWSGGPQDANNYEANKSLPQIRKLILEGKNDEAQELVNRDFVCVSPGSGGAKWGKYQTLGTLELDFGADQSPKGNQEVKAYKRELVLDDAIATSTYLKNGVTYKKEYFSSFDNDVNIIRITASKPGMINCRIGMSRPEKSAVKTEGLELQMSGQLDNGSDGKGMQYLARVAASTKGGKLTASANSLLVKDATELIIFVSAATDFKWPDFKDKSKQLLTAAMKKDYGIQKANHIRNFRKLYKRVDIYLGTGKSAALPTNERLDRFYKDFTEDPSLPALFFQFGRYLSISSTRVGLLPPNLQGLWAKEINTPWNGDYHLDVNVQMNHWPVEVSNLSELNLPLADLVKGLVKPGERTAKAYYNAEGWIAHVITNVWGFTEPGESASWGASNAGSGWLCNNLWEHYTFSNDLDYLKSIYPVLKGSAQFYKSAQIKDPKTGWLVTSPSVSPENTFYLPNGKTASISMGPTIDNQIVRELFNNVITASKLLNKDADFRKELEIQLKSVPPAGIISKDGRIQEWLEDYKETDPQHRHISHLYGLYPASLITPAKTPELAEAAKKTLEVRGDDGPGWTIAYKQLFWARLLDGNRAFKLLKEILKPTHATNINYGAGGGVYPNMLSAGPPFQIDGNFGATAGIAEMLLQSHDDFIDLLPAMPDAWKAYGNIKGLKARGNFTVDMTWKDGQISHYRIASPKPQKVKVKINGLIKEILSQPLAQQ from the coding sequence ATGAACAGAAAACTACTATTTATCACCTTTTTTATCGGTTGCTCGACTGTTGCTTTTGCACAGCAAAAATTAAAATTATGGTATGGAGAACCTGCTAAAATGTGGGAAGAAACATTGCCTTTGGGGAATGGACGATTAGGCATGACACCAGATGGTGGCGTGTTAAAGGAAAAAATTGTATTGAACGACATCACCCTGTGGTCTGGTGGGCCACAAGACGCAAATAATTATGAAGCCAATAAAAGTTTGCCGCAGATCAGAAAACTAATTCTGGAAGGTAAGAACGATGAGGCACAGGAACTGGTAAACCGGGATTTTGTATGTGTAAGTCCAGGTTCTGGCGGCGCAAAATGGGGAAAATACCAGACGCTGGGAACATTGGAACTGGACTTTGGGGCTGATCAATCCCCAAAGGGAAATCAGGAAGTAAAAGCTTACAAAAGGGAATTGGTATTGGACGATGCCATTGCGACCAGCACCTACCTGAAAAACGGCGTAACCTATAAAAAGGAGTACTTTTCTAGTTTTGATAACGATGTAAATATCATTAGAATTACGGCGAGTAAACCTGGAATGATCAATTGTCGGATTGGAATGAGCAGGCCGGAAAAGTCGGCTGTTAAAACTGAAGGTCTGGAGCTGCAAATGTCCGGACAATTGGATAATGGGAGCGACGGGAAAGGGATGCAGTATCTGGCGCGTGTAGCAGCAAGCACAAAGGGAGGAAAGCTGACTGCAAGTGCGAATTCCCTGCTGGTAAAGGATGCTACGGAACTGATCATTTTCGTTTCCGCTGCAACTGATTTTAAATGGCCGGACTTTAAAGATAAATCGAAGCAACTGCTTACTGCAGCCATGAAAAAGGACTATGGCATTCAAAAGGCCAATCACATTAGGAATTTCAGAAAACTGTATAAAAGAGTTGATATATACCTGGGGACAGGTAAATCGGCGGCACTGCCTACCAATGAAAGATTGGATCGATTCTATAAGGATTTTACTGAAGACCCTTCATTACCGGCTTTATTCTTTCAATTCGGCAGGTACCTGAGCATTAGCAGCACCAGAGTGGGCCTGTTGCCTCCAAACCTGCAAGGCTTATGGGCTAAAGAAATTAATACGCCCTGGAATGGGGATTATCACCTGGATGTAAATGTGCAGATGAACCACTGGCCGGTAGAGGTCTCTAATCTTTCTGAACTGAATTTGCCACTGGCAGATTTGGTAAAAGGACTGGTTAAACCTGGGGAACGAACTGCAAAAGCCTATTATAATGCAGAGGGCTGGATTGCCCATGTCATTACCAATGTATGGGGATTTACAGAGCCCGGTGAAAGTGCTTCATGGGGTGCTTCCAATGCAGGTTCGGGTTGGTTGTGCAACAATTTATGGGAACATTATACCTTCAGTAATGACCTGGATTACCTGAAAAGCATTTACCCTGTTTTAAAAGGCTCCGCACAATTCTATAAAAGTGCCCAGATTAAAGACCCTAAAACCGGCTGGTTAGTGACTTCACCATCGGTTTCACCGGAAAACACGTTCTATCTGCCTAATGGCAAAACAGCGAGTATTTCTATGGGGCCGACCATTGACAATCAAATCGTAAGAGAGCTTTTCAATAATGTGATTACGGCCTCTAAACTGTTAAATAAAGATGCAGACTTTAGAAAGGAATTGGAAATACAGCTGAAATCGGTACCGCCAGCAGGCATCATCAGTAAAGATGGAAGAATTCAGGAATGGCTGGAAGATTATAAAGAAACAGATCCTCAGCACCGCCATATTTCTCATTTGTATGGCTTGTATCCCGCTTCGCTGATCACACCGGCTAAGACGCCAGAATTGGCAGAAGCGGCAAAGAAAACCCTGGAAGTTAGAGGGGACGACGGACCAGGATGGACAATTGCTTATAAGCAGTTGTTTTGGGCGAGACTTTTAGACGGAAATCGTGCTTTTAAACTGCTGAAAGAGATTCTTAAACCAACTCATGCCACGAATATCAATTATGGTGCAGGTGGTGGGGTATATCCGAATATGCTTTCTGCCGGACCGCCGTTTCAGATTGATGGGAACTTTGGCGCTACCGCAGGAATTGCAGAAATGCTGCTGCAAAGCCATGATGATTTTATAGATTTATTACCGGCAATGCCAGATGCATGGAAGGCTTATGGAAATATAAAAGGGCTGAAAGCAAGAGGTAATTTCACCGTAGATATGACCTGGAAGGATGGTCAGATCAGTCATTATCGGATTGCTTCCCCTAAACCACAAAAGGTAAAAGTAAAAATCAATGGGTTGATCAAAGAAATCCTGAGTCAGCCTTTAGCTCAGCAATAA
- the katG gene encoding catalase/peroxidase HPI encodes MENESNDISKCPFHNGSLKHNVGGGGTRNHDWWPNQLKLSILRQHSSLSNPMGEDFDYAKAFNSLDLAAVKKDLHALMTDSQDWWPADFGHYGGLFIRMAWHSAGTYRVGDGRGGAGAGLQRFAPLNSWPDNVSLDKARRLLWPIKQKYGRNISWADLMILTGNVALESMGFKTFGYAGGRIDLWEADESVYWGSETKWLGGDIRYAQGSEGVSEDHGVLVSDDDPDGKTHSRKLEKPLAAVQMGLIYVNPEGPDGDPNPVASAKDIRDTFGRMAMNDEETVALIAGGHSFGKTHGAAPADNVGKEPEAVDLEMQGLGWANGYRTGKGPDAITSGLEVIWTTTPTQWSNNFFENLFGFEWELTTSPAGAHQWVARDAAAIIPDAFDTEKKHLPTMLTTDLALRFDPVYEKISRRFFENPDEFADAFARAWYKLTHRDMGPRDRYLGPEIPQEELLWQDPIPAVDHQLIDENEVAALKAKILDTSLSTAELVATAWASAATFRGTDKRGGANGARIRLAPQKDWQVNQPAQLQKVLSILDNIQQGFNNAQTGGKKVSLADLIVLAGSAAVEKAAKDAGHPTTVPFTAGRMDASQEQTDVESFGYLEPLADGFRNYRKSKIPVSTEELLIDKAHLLTLTIPELTVLIGGMRALNTNFDQSKHGIFSSRPGVLSNDFFVNLLDMSTVWKAVSEDKEVYEGRDRASNHVKWTGSRADLVFGSNSELRAVAEVYASADAQGKFVNDFIAAWTKVMNLDRFDLKTK; translated from the coding sequence ATGGAAAACGAATCTAATGACATCAGTAAATGCCCCTTTCATAATGGCAGCTTGAAACACAATGTTGGTGGTGGCGGAACCAGAAACCACGATTGGTGGCCAAATCAGTTAAAACTAAGTATCCTACGTCAGCACTCTTCCTTATCGAACCCTATGGGGGAAGACTTTGATTATGCCAAAGCTTTCAATAGCCTGGACCTCGCAGCAGTAAAAAAAGACCTTCATGCACTCATGACCGATTCTCAGGATTGGTGGCCTGCAGATTTTGGTCATTACGGTGGTTTATTCATTCGAATGGCCTGGCACAGTGCCGGAACCTATCGCGTAGGCGATGGACGTGGCGGTGCTGGTGCAGGACTGCAGCGCTTTGCACCACTCAACAGCTGGCCAGACAACGTGAGTCTGGATAAAGCACGTCGGTTGTTATGGCCAATTAAACAAAAGTATGGCCGCAATATTTCCTGGGCCGATTTAATGATCCTTACTGGTAACGTAGCCCTGGAATCCATGGGCTTTAAAACCTTCGGTTATGCCGGTGGACGTATCGATTTATGGGAGGCAGACGAATCCGTTTATTGGGGTTCTGAAACCAAATGGCTAGGTGGTGACATCAGATATGCCCAAGGCTCAGAAGGCGTATCAGAAGATCATGGGGTGTTGGTTTCTGATGATGATCCGGATGGAAAAACCCACTCCCGGAAGCTGGAAAAACCACTTGCAGCAGTACAAATGGGATTGATCTATGTGAATCCAGAAGGCCCTGATGGCGATCCTAACCCTGTGGCTTCTGCCAAAGATATTCGTGATACGTTTGGCCGCATGGCCATGAACGATGAAGAAACCGTAGCTTTAATCGCTGGTGGACATAGTTTTGGCAAAACACATGGCGCAGCACCTGCGGATAATGTGGGCAAAGAACCTGAAGCCGTAGACCTTGAAATGCAGGGATTAGGCTGGGCCAACGGCTACCGTACCGGCAAAGGCCCGGATGCAATTACCAGCGGACTGGAGGTCATCTGGACCACAACGCCAACTCAATGGAGCAACAACTTCTTTGAAAACCTGTTTGGATTTGAATGGGAATTAACCACCAGTCCGGCAGGCGCACACCAATGGGTAGCCCGGGATGCAGCAGCCATCATTCCTGATGCCTTTGATACCGAAAAGAAACACCTGCCTACCATGCTCACAACTGATCTAGCTTTAAGGTTTGATCCGGTATACGAGAAAATATCCCGTCGTTTCTTCGAAAACCCGGATGAGTTTGCCGATGCTTTTGCACGTGCATGGTATAAATTAACCCACCGTGATATGGGCCCCCGCGACCGTTACCTGGGCCCGGAAATACCACAGGAGGAATTGCTGTGGCAAGACCCTATTCCCGCAGTTGATCATCAACTAATCGATGAAAATGAGGTAGCCGCATTAAAGGCAAAAATACTGGATACAAGTTTAAGCACCGCTGAATTGGTTGCTACGGCATGGGCTTCAGCTGCTACCTTCCGCGGTACTGACAAACGCGGTGGTGCCAATGGCGCCCGGATTCGTCTGGCTCCACAAAAAGACTGGCAGGTGAACCAACCGGCACAGCTGCAAAAAGTATTGAGTATCCTGGATAATATCCAGCAGGGATTTAATAATGCGCAGACTGGTGGCAAAAAAGTTTCTCTGGCAGACTTAATCGTGCTTGCGGGTTCAGCAGCAGTTGAAAAAGCAGCCAAAGATGCTGGTCATCCTACTACCGTTCCTTTTACCGCTGGCCGTATGGATGCTTCACAGGAACAAACAGATGTGGAATCATTTGGCTACCTGGAACCATTGGCCGATGGTTTCCGCAATTACCGTAAATCAAAAATCCCGGTATCCACAGAAGAGTTACTGATAGATAAAGCACATTTATTGACACTGACTATCCCTGAATTAACCGTTCTTATAGGTGGTATGCGTGCCTTAAACACCAATTTTGACCAATCCAAACATGGTATTTTCAGCTCAAGACCGGGTGTACTCAGCAATGACTTCTTCGTCAACTTACTCGATATGAGCACCGTATGGAAAGCGGTATCGGAAGACAAAGAAGTTTATGAAGGACGCGACCGTGCCAGCAACCATGTAAAATGGACAGGATCTCGGGCAGACCTTGTTTTTGGATCTAATTCAGAACTGAGAGCCGTAGCAGAAGTATATGCAAGTGCAGATGCTCAGGGTAAATTTGTAAACGACTTTATCGCCGCCTGGACTAAAGTAATGAACCTGGACAGGTTCGACTTGAAAACAAAATAA
- a CDS encoding helix-turn-helix transcriptional regulator, translated as MSPLDYLIHLRIQHACVVLAGYDTKIKDIALEIGYDDPFHFSRLFKKNMKVSPIQYRINRRKKEENMVLAV; from the coding sequence ATGTCTCCATTGGATTACCTCATCCATTTGCGGATACAACATGCCTGTGTGGTGCTTGCTGGTTATGACACTAAAATCAAAGACATCGCTTTGGAAATCGGCTACGATGATCCCTTTCATTTTTCCAGGCTGTTTAAGAAAAACATGAAAGTTTCCCCTATTCAATACCGTATTAACAGGAGAAAAAAAGAAGAAAATATGGTATTAGCGGTATAA
- a CDS encoding S41 family peptidase — protein MNKYLFLLLLAAFSLTVKGQDNSGQTVDSVKNYLDRSLRIIEKNALNSSKVNWQELRNEVYKKTAGAKTYEDILPVYPYIFEQIDDHHGSLNFKNKTYGWAGKDQPKVNNTIKEATKKYKEVRSERIGDDIGYILIPGNSDFRNEHLDSISSSIQQAIAKIHTKKIKGWIIDLRVNTGGNMYPMIAGLTDFLGTGKVGGFITSDGQPDGSWVIKEGVFYVDSMQVSPVKYEGYPIKKDLPIAILISGYTASSGEMTAITTIGRKNAVLIGEPSAGYTTTNLGFELNSYSGLNLAVDYATDRKGKVYPKNITPDLMVKDGDHFEKLTEDRKVQEAVLWLKKVKR, from the coding sequence ATGAACAAATACCTATTTCTACTGCTCCTGGCTGCTTTTTCTTTAACTGTAAAAGGCCAGGACAATTCTGGTCAGACAGTCGACAGTGTTAAAAACTACTTAGATAGGAGTCTTCGGATCATAGAAAAGAATGCGTTAAACAGTAGTAAAGTAAACTGGCAGGAGCTCAGGAATGAGGTCTATAAAAAGACTGCTGGGGCAAAAACTTATGAGGATATTCTTCCGGTTTACCCTTATATTTTTGAGCAGATTGACGACCATCATGGTAGTTTGAATTTTAAGAACAAAACTTATGGATGGGCAGGAAAGGATCAGCCTAAGGTAAATAATACCATAAAAGAGGCGACTAAAAAATATAAAGAGGTACGTTCGGAGCGTATAGGTGATGATATTGGCTATATTCTGATTCCAGGGAACAGTGATTTTAGGAACGAGCATCTGGACAGTATCAGCAGCAGTATTCAGCAGGCCATCGCTAAAATTCATACTAAAAAGATAAAAGGATGGATCATTGATTTACGTGTAAATACCGGTGGAAATATGTATCCTATGATTGCAGGTTTGACAGATTTCCTGGGAACAGGAAAAGTGGGTGGATTTATTACTTCGGACGGTCAGCCTGATGGCAGTTGGGTCATCAAAGAGGGCGTGTTTTATGTGGATTCTATGCAGGTATCTCCTGTTAAATATGAGGGATATCCCATTAAAAAAGACCTGCCAATAGCGATTTTAATTAGTGGTTATACCGCGAGTTCTGGTGAAATGACTGCAATTACTACCATCGGTAGAAAAAATGCGGTCCTGATTGGAGAACCTAGCGCTGGTTATACGACAACCAATCTTGGCTTTGAATTAAACAGCTATTCTGGACTTAACCTGGCGGTTGATTATGCAACAGATAGGAAAGGCAAGGTTTATCCTAAAAATATAACGCCTGATCTTATGGTAAAGGATGGCGATCATTTCGAAAAGTTGACTGAAGATAGAAAAGTGCAGGAAGCTGTTTTATGGCTTAAAAAGGTCAAGAGATAA
- a CDS encoding winged helix-turn-helix transcriptional regulator — protein MTAIKKTSTIQENKQYALEQCPVTYVMEKIGGYWKPIILYHLSTGPKRYSELKRAIPAVTEKMLIQHLKQLEADQLLIREAKPVVPPFVTYQLTPAGQGLEPIIQAMAAWAFKDREGAFNQSV, from the coding sequence ATGACTGCAATCAAGAAAACCTCAACCATACAGGAAAATAAGCAATATGCATTGGAACAATGTCCGGTCACCTATGTGATGGAAAAAATCGGTGGATATTGGAAACCGATCATCCTTTATCACCTTTCTACAGGCCCTAAGCGTTATAGTGAATTGAAACGGGCAATTCCAGCGGTAACAGAGAAAATGCTCATACAGCATTTGAAACAGCTGGAAGCAGATCAGCTGCTGATCAGGGAAGCAAAACCGGTAGTTCCTCCTTTTGTGACCTATCAGTTAACGCCTGCCGGCCAGGGTTTAGAACCTATTATTCAGGCAATGGCCGCCTGGGCGTTCAAGGATAGGGAAGGTGCTTTTAACCAGTCGGTATAA
- a CDS encoding DNA alkylation repair protein: protein MIKRGVLCDRKGAAKSKDIPAEVRIELNKGTIESVNLTEWLAVDHLVLLQNVLSDYPVLLQACKNRLGKLQGASVRTLVLEISKTLLSGIKEAGAPRLFAYLAHHPSDSVRCWAVYMVGMDHELIINEQFKAISPFAADTHFGVRELAWMAMREPIETHLLESIRILMDWTNSAHENIRRFTTEATRPRGVWCKHLKVLTAQPELAMGLLEALKADPSPYVQLSIGNWLNDAGKSRPDWLVHVCKSWLAESSDQHTLKIVKRATRNISFQF from the coding sequence ATGATTAAAAGAGGTGTATTGTGCGATAGGAAAGGGGCTGCAAAATCTAAAGATATCCCTGCGGAAGTGCGCATTGAATTGAATAAAGGAACAATTGAAAGCGTAAATCTTACAGAATGGCTTGCTGTTGACCATCTGGTGTTGCTTCAGAATGTACTCTCTGACTATCCGGTTTTGCTGCAGGCTTGTAAAAATCGGTTGGGGAAACTGCAGGGTGCCAGTGTAAGAACTTTGGTCCTGGAAATCAGTAAAACATTACTTTCAGGCATAAAAGAGGCTGGAGCGCCTCGGCTGTTTGCATACCTTGCCCATCATCCCTCTGATAGTGTCCGCTGCTGGGCAGTCTATATGGTTGGAATGGATCATGAATTGATTATAAATGAGCAGTTTAAAGCGATTTCTCCATTTGCAGCAGACACTCATTTTGGGGTTCGGGAGCTTGCCTGGATGGCGATGCGTGAACCCATTGAAACCCATTTGCTGGAAAGCATTCGCATTCTTATGGATTGGACGAATAGTGCGCATGAAAATATCCGACGCTTTACTACAGAAGCGACACGACCTCGTGGTGTATGGTGTAAGCATCTTAAAGTATTAACAGCGCAGCCAGAATTGGCCATGGGATTGTTGGAGGCCTTAAAGGCTGATCCTTCTCCTTATGTGCAACTTTCTATAGGCAATTGGCTGAATGATGCCGGTAAAAGTCGGCCTGATTGGCTGGTTCATGTGTGTAAATCATGGCTGGCTGAAAGCTCAGATCAACACACGCTGAAAATTGTGAAACGTGCTACCAGAAATATTAGCTTCCAATTCTGA
- a CDS encoding YybH family protein, translating into MRTKINRRNDQFNQAIHDQDGHALSLLYTVDAVLYPPKQVVVKSREAIAHFFDAVFKLGVCKGGFRTQDLVISGDYAFEAGEYVLLNVEDQQLASGFYIYVWQYVEEEWYIIKDIWND; encoded by the coding sequence ATGAGAACAAAAATAAATCGGAGAAATGACCAGTTTAATCAGGCAATCCATGATCAGGATGGCCATGCACTTTCCTTATTATATACCGTTGACGCGGTACTTTATCCTCCAAAACAAGTCGTCGTTAAAAGCAGGGAAGCTATTGCGCATTTCTTTGATGCTGTTTTTAAATTGGGTGTGTGTAAAGGAGGTTTTAGGACTCAGGATTTGGTGATTTCAGGGGATTACGCTTTTGAAGCTGGTGAATATGTTTTGCTGAATGTAGAAGATCAGCAGCTAGCAAGTGGATTTTATATATATGTCTGGCAGTATGTGGAAGAAGAATGGTATATCATAAAGGACATTTGGAATGATTAA
- a CDS encoding PPC domain-containing DNA-binding protein, which produces MKKILFLIIATLLLTKSYGQDKQSTSISRYVKTPTGYLMVLRAGDHIFEAMEALAEKEQIPSANFYGMGFAGSVTFGFYDFNKKQFNPKEFKRVEMGSLTGSIGWTKGKPSLHIHGVATDADFKAYGGHVLAMTVGTGSMEITVTVHNEKLERKVEQPLNANVLQLDSEK; this is translated from the coding sequence ATGAAGAAAATCTTATTCTTAATTATAGCTACCCTGCTATTGACTAAATCATACGGACAGGACAAACAGTCCACATCTATCAGCCGTTATGTTAAAACCCCAACCGGATATTTGATGGTACTCAGAGCGGGCGACCATATATTTGAAGCGATGGAAGCACTTGCAGAAAAAGAACAAATTCCATCTGCTAATTTCTACGGAATGGGCTTCGCTGGCAGTGTTACCTTTGGTTTTTATGATTTCAATAAGAAACAATTTAACCCTAAGGAATTTAAGCGGGTGGAAATGGGAAGCCTTACAGGTTCTATTGGATGGACCAAAGGGAAACCTTCCCTGCATATCCATGGTGTAGCTACGGATGCAGATTTTAAAGCCTACGGCGGACATGTTTTGGCCATGACTGTGGGAACTGGCTCCATGGAAATCACGGTCACCGTCCATAATGAAAAGTTGGAAAGAAAGGTCGAACAGCCTTTAAACGCTAATGTGCTACAGCTGGACTCCGAAAAATAA
- a CDS encoding AraC family ligand binding domain-containing protein has translation MNNIKRRDGFEGEKYISVPESAWRNAIRENPLMAQLYVTYIGYFPKAAYHYRERPEGCEDNILVYCIRGKGWFKLNGQHFEVSPNEFIIAPSTKEPISYGADEQDPWTIYWVHFSGNNMTSFNKGFNIKMDDGAREILLNEQGIKIWESMYRNLELGYSQENLSHVNLALYHFLATFLYPEQHTNAEIQDEKNMIKDTILYLKENLDLKLTVEDMATRNSLSTSHFSSLFKHVSIGLPHPFADTTCLCGACWL, from the coding sequence ATGAACAACATCAAAAGAAGGGATGGGTTTGAGGGTGAGAAATACATCAGTGTTCCTGAAAGTGCATGGAGAAATGCGATCAGAGAAAATCCGCTGATGGCCCAGCTTTATGTCACCTATATTGGATACTTTCCTAAGGCTGCTTACCATTACCGGGAAAGACCTGAGGGCTGTGAAGACAATATCTTGGTTTATTGTATCCGTGGGAAAGGTTGGTTTAAACTCAATGGCCAGCACTTTGAAGTAAGCCCAAATGAATTTATCATTGCCCCCAGCACAAAAGAACCCATAAGCTATGGCGCTGACGAACAGGACCCCTGGACCATTTACTGGGTACATTTCAGTGGAAACAATATGACATCCTTTAACAAAGGGTTCAACATAAAAATGGATGATGGCGCGCGGGAAATTTTACTGAATGAACAAGGAATAAAAATCTGGGAATCCATGTACCGGAACCTGGAACTTGGTTATAGCCAGGAAAACCTAAGTCATGTAAACCTCGCTCTATACCATTTTCTAGCCACCTTTCTATATCCGGAACAGCATACCAATGCAGAAATCCAGGACGAAAAGAACATGATTAAAGATACCATCCTGTATCTAAAAGAAAATCTGGATTTGAAGCTTACCGTAGAAGATATGGCGACAAGAAACAGCCTCTCCACTTCTCATTTCTCCAGCTTATTTAAGCATGTCTCCATTGGATTACCTCATCCATTTGCGGATACAACATGCCTGTGTGGTGCTTGCTGGTTATGA
- a CDS encoding NAD(P)H-binding protein yields the protein MKIIITGSLGNIGKPLTKNLVAAGHEITVISSNPARTADIENLGAKAQIGSVTDADFLKQAFNGADAVFAMTPPNLGGSNVISNTINAGKAYANAIQESGVNRVVMLSSIGADFPGGTGPITGLHHIEQLYQDLNDVAVTFLRAGFFYTNFYNDVPLIKAAGIIGANYPADISAPLVHPTDIAVAAAEELQRTSAGKDIKYIVSDVRQPADFAKVLGAAIGKPELPWVEFTDEQSLQGMTQAGIPEEIAGLYTEMGNAFRTGKLSKDFQKSGSPVNGNTKLEDFAKEFAAKF from the coding sequence ATGAAAATTATCATTACAGGTTCCTTAGGGAATATAGGAAAACCACTGACTAAAAACCTGGTGGCTGCAGGTCACGAAATCACCGTCATCAGCAGCAACCCAGCAAGAACTGCAGACATAGAAAACCTAGGTGCAAAAGCCCAGATTGGTTCAGTAACCGATGCCGATTTTTTAAAACAGGCTTTTAACGGAGCTGATGCCGTATTTGCCATGACTCCGCCAAACCTTGGTGGAAGCAATGTGATCAGCAATACAATCAATGCTGGTAAAGCTTATGCAAATGCCATTCAGGAATCAGGTGTAAACCGGGTAGTAATGCTGAGCAGTATCGGAGCCGATTTTCCAGGTGGAACAGGCCCAATTACAGGTCTGCACCACATTGAGCAATTATATCAGGACCTGAATGATGTGGCTGTTACTTTTCTTCGTGCTGGTTTCTTCTATACTAATTTTTATAATGATGTGCCTTTGATCAAAGCTGCCGGCATTATCGGAGCCAACTATCCAGCGGACATCAGCGCTCCATTAGTTCACCCTACAGATATCGCAGTTGCAGCAGCGGAAGAACTGCAAAGAACAAGCGCCGGAAAAGACATCAAATACATTGTAAGTGATGTACGCCAGCCAGCTGATTTTGCCAAAGTTTTAGGTGCAGCCATCGGAAAACCCGAACTTCCTTGGGTAGAATTTACCGATGAACAGTCTTTACAAGGAATGACACAGGCCGGAATCCCAGAAGAAATTGCCGGTTTATACACAGAAATGGGCAATGCTTTTCGTACAGGAAAACTGAGCAAAGATTTCCAAAAGAGCGGCTCTCCAGTGAATGGAAACACAAAACTGGAAGATTTCGCAAAAGAATTTGCGGCAAAGTTCTAA